The Edaphobacter sp. 12200R-103 genome contains a region encoding:
- a CDS encoding glucose 1-dehydrogenase, producing the protein MSRKLEGKIALVTGGNSGIGLATAKRFVTEGAKVIITGRRKENLDAAVKEIGADATAIRADASRIEDIEKVVAEINKQYGRIDVLFVNAGGGEFATIDQVTEEHFDKTFNTNVKGLFFTVQKALPLIPAGGTIVLNASIVSVKGMPAFGVYSATKAAVRSFARTWTNELKDRQIRVNVVSPGPIDTPAVDGLVADAEQAKQLKAALVSQVPLGRIGTPDEIAKAVVFLASDDSSFVAGVELFVDGGMVQV; encoded by the coding sequence ATGTCGAGGAAGCTGGAAGGCAAGATTGCACTGGTGACCGGCGGTAACAGCGGCATCGGATTGGCGACGGCGAAGCGCTTTGTCACCGAGGGTGCGAAGGTGATTATCACCGGCCGGCGCAAGGAGAACCTGGACGCCGCAGTGAAGGAGATCGGAGCGGACGCAACGGCGATCCGGGCCGACGCCAGCAGGATCGAGGACATCGAAAAGGTCGTTGCCGAGATCAACAAGCAATATGGCCGCATCGATGTGTTGTTTGTGAACGCGGGAGGCGGAGAGTTTGCGACCATCGACCAAGTGACCGAAGAACACTTCGACAAGACCTTCAATACGAATGTGAAGGGACTCTTCTTCACGGTGCAGAAGGCTCTGCCGCTGATTCCTGCCGGTGGAACGATTGTGCTGAATGCATCGATTGTGTCCGTCAAAGGCATGCCAGCGTTTGGTGTGTATAGCGCGACGAAGGCTGCGGTGCGCTCGTTTGCACGCACGTGGACCAATGAGTTGAAGGATCGCCAGATTCGGGTGAACGTGGTGAGTCCCGGACCGATCGATACTCCCGCGGTGGATGGTCTGGTTGCGGACGCAGAGCAGGCGAAGCAGCTAAAGGCGGCCCTGGTCTCGCAGGTTCCGCTGGGACGTATCGGAACTCCGGACGAGATTGCGAAGGCAGTTGTGTTTCTCGCGTCGGACGATTCGAGCTTTGTGGCGGGTGTGGAGCTGTTTGTGGATGGCGGTATGGTGCAGGTGTAA
- a CDS encoding helix-turn-helix transcriptional regulator → MDIIKDLVKPLFHPSIDNISVESLLHALSDPVRVAIFTRIASAECSATCSTFQNITEHPIPKSTLSQHFKVLREAGLIRAERKGIEMHNTSRCFEIESRFPGLIASIIQAYTLQSQKAKKGSASRSGAAKVR, encoded by the coding sequence GTGGATATCATCAAAGACCTGGTGAAGCCACTCTTTCATCCTTCGATCGATAACATCTCCGTGGAGTCGCTCCTCCACGCGCTCTCCGATCCCGTACGCGTCGCTATCTTCACCCGGATCGCCTCAGCGGAGTGTTCCGCTACCTGCTCCACCTTTCAGAACATTACCGAGCATCCCATCCCAAAATCGACCCTCTCGCAACACTTCAAGGTGCTTCGTGAAGCAGGACTTATCCGCGCCGAGCGCAAAGGCATCGAGATGCACAACACCTCTCGCTGCTTCGAGATCGAAAGCCGCTTTCCGGGCCTTATCGCCTCTATCATCCAGGCTTACACTCTGCAATCTCAGAAGGCGAAGAAAGGCTCCGCTTCGAGATCCGGTGCTGCAAAAGTCCGATAG
- a CDS encoding PEP-CTERM sorting domain-containing protein gives MKKLLSSLSVLAVLAIAPAMHATPINGQFSVTGASVQDTGTELIFNPNTINVGAAPTIMGDFNSLVTAGEAGTITSPINYASYVAGSSALTFGSGSTLLTLTLDTISCSLAGQFNNCVGGGTIVSADPTFDPTQFSLLFTTNTAGIVTFQATALSNASAVPEPSTLMLLGTGIIGAAGALKRRFA, from the coding sequence GTGAAGAAGCTTTTGTCCTCCCTCTCCGTGCTTGCAGTTCTTGCTATCGCTCCTGCAATGCACGCTACCCCTATCAACGGTCAGTTCTCTGTGACCGGCGCATCGGTCCAGGACACTGGAACCGAGTTGATCTTCAACCCCAACACCATCAATGTTGGCGCTGCTCCTACCATCATGGGTGACTTCAACTCCCTGGTTACCGCAGGCGAGGCTGGAACCATCACCTCTCCGATCAATTACGCCAGCTACGTCGCAGGCAGCTCGGCGTTGACCTTCGGCAGCGGAAGCACCCTGCTTACCCTGACGCTCGATACCATCTCCTGCTCACTGGCTGGTCAGTTCAACAACTGCGTCGGAGGCGGCACCATCGTCTCGGCAGACCCGACCTTTGATCCGACCCAGTTCTCTCTGCTCTTCACCACCAACACGGCCGGGATCGTAACCTTCCAGGCGACCGCGCTGAGCAACGCTTCGGCCGTCCCGGAGCCCTCGACCCTGATGCTCCTCGGAACCGGCATCATCGGCGCCGCTGGTGCTCTGAAGCGTCGCTTCGCATAA